One region of Endozoicomonas sp. Mp262 genomic DNA includes:
- a CDS encoding NfeD family protein — protein MEFLNTIQPWHWLIIAFLLLGAEALGAGGFLLGSAAAAFLVAGAIGLSSDLSWAWQMALFGLFSLLFTIAYWKFFKNLNERSDHPELNNRASQLIGCIFELEQDLPNAQGRVQLGDTFWKVQASKPLEKGTLVAVTGSHNMTLIIEERGR, from the coding sequence ATGGAGTTTTTGAATACCATTCAGCCATGGCATTGGCTAATCATAGCGTTTTTACTGTTAGGTGCTGAGGCGTTAGGGGCGGGCGGTTTTTTACTGGGTAGTGCTGCGGCAGCTTTTTTAGTGGCAGGCGCTATAGGGTTGTCATCGGATCTTAGCTGGGCATGGCAGATGGCATTGTTTGGTCTTTTTAGTCTGCTATTTACCATTGCCTACTGGAAATTTTTCAAAAACCTCAATGAGCGTAGCGACCATCCAGAACTGAACAACAGGGCCTCTCAACTTATTGGGTGTATTTTTGAACTGGAGCAGGATCTGCCTAACGCCCAGGGTCGGGTTCAGCTAGGCGATACCTTCTGGAAAGTACAGGCCAGTAAGCCATTGGAGAAAGGGACTTTGGTAGCTGTTACAGGGAGTCATAATATGACGTTAATCATTGAGGAGCGAGGGCGATAA
- a CDS encoding fumarylacetoacetate hydrolase family protein produces the protein MKLATKKTQNPDGQLYLVSRDLKTMVSVPDIAPSLRYALDYWDKAAPQLESTYQQLNLGLCRQAESFIPDTLTAPLPRATQWLDGSAYVNHVELARKARGAEMPESFWTDPLMYQGISDQLLGPTEPITGKEAWGVDFEAELAVITGDVPQGCPAEEAQQHIRLITLCNDISLRNLVAAELAKGFGFLQSKPASAFGPVAVTPDEIQPHWQDGKLHLPVTVQLNDQPFGSPDCGTDMVFSFHQLIAHAAKTRKLGSGTIIGSGTISNTNKSKGSCCLVEKRMLEIIEFGEAKTPWLKTGDKVNIEIKDHKGESIWGGIEQTVTLD, from the coding sequence ATGAAACTGGCCACAAAGAAAACACAAAATCCTGATGGCCAGTTATACCTGGTCTCCCGTGATTTAAAAACCATGGTATCAGTCCCAGATATAGCCCCCTCTTTGCGTTATGCCCTGGATTACTGGGATAAAGCGGCCCCCCAACTGGAAAGTACTTACCAACAGTTGAATCTGGGGCTTTGTCGCCAGGCAGAGTCTTTTATCCCTGATACCCTCACAGCCCCATTACCAAGAGCCACGCAATGGCTGGATGGCAGTGCTTATGTAAATCATGTGGAACTGGCCAGAAAAGCACGAGGGGCAGAAATGCCGGAAAGCTTTTGGACAGACCCTTTAATGTATCAGGGAATATCCGATCAATTGCTGGGGCCAACAGAGCCTATTACTGGAAAAGAAGCATGGGGAGTGGACTTTGAGGCAGAGCTGGCTGTGATAACCGGAGACGTTCCACAAGGCTGTCCGGCTGAAGAGGCTCAACAGCATATTCGACTGATTACACTGTGCAATGATATTTCCCTGCGTAATTTAGTGGCAGCAGAGCTGGCCAAAGGATTTGGTTTTTTGCAAAGCAAACCGGCCAGTGCCTTTGGACCTGTTGCAGTAACACCCGATGAAATTCAACCCCACTGGCAAGATGGCAAACTGCATCTGCCGGTCACTGTCCAACTTAATGACCAACCCTTTGGCTCACCTGATTGCGGTACTGATATGGTATTTAGCTTTCACCAGCTCATTGCCCATGCGGCCAAAACCAGAAAGCTGGGTAGCGGAACCATCATTGGCTCAGGAACCATCTCCAATACCAATAAAAGCAAAGGTTCCTGTTGCCTGGTTGAAAAACGAATGCTGGAGATTATTGAGTTTGGCGAAGCTAAAACACCCTGGTTAAAAACAGGGGATAAGGTCAATATTGAGATCAAAGATCATAAAGGTGAATCTATCTGGGGAGGCATTGAACAAACCGTCACCCTTGATTGA
- a CDS encoding DUF885 family protein, whose translation MAYVGQAVSYKTGSLTLLDLRKELADHLGVDEANIPVKDMKEFHHKILELGALPMGVLQAKIRRWIGSIKS comes from the coding sequence ATGGCTTACGTTGGCCAGGCTGTTTCCTATAAAACAGGAAGCCTGACCCTGCTGGATTTAAGAAAAGAACTGGCGGATCACCTGGGAGTCGATGAAGCTAATATTCCTGTGAAAGATATGAAGGAGTTCCATCATAAAATCCTTGAGCTCGGTGCATTGCCTATGGGAGTGCTGCAAGCCAAGATCAGGCGCTGGATCGGGTCTATTAAATCTTAA
- a CDS encoding SPFH/Band 7/PHB domain protein has protein sequence MGFEVATIVFVVLIGVLIARGVRMVPQGFQYTVERFGKYTRTLPSGLHIIIPLIDGVGRKVNMMEQVLDIPPQEVISSDNAQVTTDAVCFFQVQDAVKASYEVNDLPRAMQNLVMTNIRAVLGSMELDEMLSNRDRINGQLLTKVDEATDPWGVKVTRIELRDIAPPADLVESMARQMKAEREKRAQILEAEGSREAAIKVAEGEKQAQILKAEGELEAAKREAEARERLAEAEAKATDAVSQAIAEGDSRAINYFIAQKYVDALKDVAAAENNKVIMMPLEAGSVIGSLAGIKELVGEATSHKTRES, from the coding sequence ATGGGGTTTGAGGTAGCAACCATAGTCTTTGTTGTGCTGATAGGTGTGTTGATTGCCAGAGGAGTCAGGATGGTTCCTCAGGGTTTTCAGTATACGGTGGAGCGCTTTGGAAAATACACCCGCACACTGCCTTCCGGGCTTCATATTATTATCCCCTTGATTGATGGTGTTGGACGTAAGGTTAATATGATGGAGCAGGTACTGGATATCCCTCCCCAGGAGGTTATCTCTTCTGATAATGCTCAGGTTACCACCGATGCTGTTTGTTTTTTTCAGGTTCAGGATGCGGTTAAGGCGTCTTATGAGGTTAATGACCTGCCCAGGGCCATGCAAAATCTGGTTATGACCAATATCAGGGCTGTGCTGGGTTCTATGGAATTGGATGAGATGTTATCAAACCGGGACCGGATTAATGGTCAGCTGCTTACCAAGGTGGATGAAGCCACTGATCCCTGGGGGGTTAAGGTGACTCGAATCGAGCTTAGGGATATTGCGCCTCCTGCCGATCTGGTTGAGTCGATGGCCAGACAGATGAAGGCAGAACGTGAAAAACGGGCTCAGATTCTTGAGGCTGAAGGCTCCAGGGAAGCAGCAATTAAGGTGGCTGAAGGGGAAAAACAGGCACAAATTTTAAAGGCTGAAGGTGAGCTGGAAGCTGCGAAGAGAGAGGCTGAAGCAAGAGAGCGGCTGGCAGAAGCTGAAGCGAAAGCGACGGATGCGGTTTCCCAGGCGATTGCTGAAGGTGATTCCCGCGCTATCAACTATTTTATTGCCCAGAAATATGTTGATGCCTTGAAAGATGTGGCGGCAGCAGAAAACAATAAAGTAATTATGATGCCTCTGGAGGCAGGTAGTGTCATTGGCTCCCTGGCAGGAATCAAGGAGCTGGTGGGAGAGGCGACCTCACATAAAACCCGGGAGAGTTAA
- a CDS encoding aspartate:alanine antiporter gives MTIDLLSLLKQSTELLLFVILGIGLLIGKLNIGSFKIGATIGVLAAALAFGEIGFQLPKGLDSVGFMLFIFCVGIEAGPHFFSVFLRDGKHYALLALFLTATAFGLTLLMSGLFHFDTGLTAGLLAGALTSTPALVGAQEALRSLSDPNVVSQLDTLQDNLSIGYALTYLVGLIGLMLVVRYLPRLVRLDLPDEARTIARERGFDDKENQKTYLPIIRGYRVNKALAESFEGQTLRDVGIHRRTGCYIERIRRKGILAEPAGDALLQEGDEIALLGYPESHALLDPLFRDGNEVFDRDLLDLQIVTEDVVVKNDRWVGKHLSELSLAESGCFLNRITRSQIEMPIERDILLNKGDVLRVSGEKRRVSKQADRIGFISVHSRITDLVSFSTFFAIGLMIGNINVIFGSFDFTIGNATGLLASGIIMGYLRAIHPTVGHVPQAALKLLKDLGLLVFMIGIGLSAGRGILDYLTQVGPVIIVSGLLVSIVPVILSYLFGRHVLKMNPALLIGALTGARTCAPAMETVNEMAQSTVPSLGYVGTYALANVLFTVAGSLIATLF, from the coding sequence GTGACTATTGATCTCCTCTCGCTGCTGAAGCAAAGCACCGAGTTATTGCTATTTGTGATTCTTGGCATAGGCCTGTTAATAGGGAAGTTAAATATAGGGTCGTTTAAAATCGGTGCCACTATCGGTGTGCTGGCTGCGGCCCTTGCTTTTGGTGAAATCGGTTTTCAACTGCCAAAGGGTCTCGACAGTGTGGGCTTTATGTTGTTTATTTTTTGCGTTGGTATTGAGGCAGGCCCCCACTTTTTCAGTGTTTTCCTTCGTGATGGTAAGCATTACGCACTGCTGGCATTATTTTTGACTGCCACTGCATTTGGCCTGACCCTGTTAATGTCGGGTCTTTTCCACTTCGATACAGGGCTGACCGCCGGACTGCTGGCCGGTGCATTAACCTCAACGCCGGCACTGGTTGGTGCCCAGGAAGCGCTTCGAAGCCTGAGTGACCCTAATGTTGTTAGCCAGCTGGACACACTGCAGGATAATCTTAGTATCGGTTATGCCCTGACCTACCTGGTGGGGTTAATTGGTTTGATGCTGGTGGTGCGCTATTTGCCGCGTCTGGTGAGGCTGGATTTGCCCGATGAAGCCAGAACTATTGCCAGGGAAAGGGGGTTTGATGACAAGGAGAATCAAAAAACCTATCTGCCTATTATTCGGGGCTATCGGGTTAATAAGGCACTGGCAGAATCTTTTGAAGGCCAGACACTGAGGGATGTGGGGATTCACCGTCGCACCGGTTGTTATATTGAGCGAATCCGTCGGAAAGGTATTCTCGCTGAACCTGCCGGTGATGCTTTGCTTCAGGAAGGGGATGAAATTGCCCTGTTGGGATATCCGGAAAGCCATGCGTTGCTGGACCCGCTTTTTCGTGATGGTAATGAAGTCTTTGACCGGGATCTGTTGGATTTACAGATTGTCACAGAGGATGTGGTGGTTAAAAATGATCGCTGGGTAGGGAAGCATCTTTCAGAATTGAGTTTGGCTGAGTCAGGCTGCTTTTTAAATCGGATTACCCGCTCCCAGATAGAAATGCCCATTGAACGGGATATTCTTCTCAATAAAGGGGATGTCTTACGGGTGAGTGGTGAAAAACGACGGGTGTCCAAGCAGGCTGATCGAATCGGTTTTATCAGTGTGCACAGCCGAATTACGGACCTGGTTTCATTCTCAACATTCTTTGCCATTGGTCTGATGATCGGTAATATCAATGTGATTTTTGGCAGTTTTGACTTTACCATCGGAAATGCCACCGGACTTTTAGCTTCCGGTATTATTATGGGGTATCTTCGCGCAATTCATCCAACCGTTGGTCATGTTCCCCAGGCTGCATTGAAACTTTTAAAAGATCTGGGCCTGCTGGTCTTTATGATTGGTATTGGTCTCAGCGCAGGTCGGGGAATTCTGGATTATCTCACCCAGGTAGGACCTGTAATTATTGTTTCAGGCCTTCTTGTGAGTATTGTGCCGGTTATACTGAGCTACTTGTTTGGTAGGCACGTTTTGAAAATGAATCCGGCGTTGTTGATCGGTGCTCTGACCGGAGCCAGAACCTGTGCTCCGGCAATGGAAACTGTTAACGAAATGGCGCAGAGCACTGTACCCTCTTTGGGGTATGTGGGTACTTATGCGCTGGCTAATGTTTTGTTCACCGTTGCTGGATCATTGATAGCAACGCTGTTTTAG
- a CDS encoding homogentisate 1,2-dioxygenase, with translation MTKKPWISLPIREGIHSRQAHCDLPKNTYERELGREGFFGPVTQMHHRHPPTGWTSFEGPLSPRAFDLLKMDNHVSNPWELSPFLFNENTHLRLWTLSQSMDHLVRNSDGDELLFIHQGQGDLFCDYGHLSISEGDYLVIPRGSAWRLETQTGLTLLLIENRDGCYRFPDKGFAGYNAVYDPAALDYPRINDQFLNQQDENHWDILVKRLDQVTRITYPFNPLDAVGWHGTNTVVRLNWRDIRPIVSHSYHMPPSVHTTFIGQDFVVCTFCPRPIESDPGALKVPFYHNNDDFDEVLFYHKGNFFSRDQIEAGMVTFHPCGFPHGPHPNALEKSQNNPATFTDEVAVMVDTRRPLHISDNAKAVEIASYANSWKTTGQEPS, from the coding sequence ATGACCAAAAAACCATGGATCAGCCTCCCCATTAGAGAAGGGATCCACTCCAGACAGGCCCATTGTGACCTACCAAAAAACACCTATGAAAGGGAGCTGGGTAGAGAAGGCTTTTTCGGACCAGTAACCCAAATGCATCATCGCCATCCTCCCACTGGCTGGACCTCTTTTGAAGGCCCCTTATCTCCCCGGGCCTTTGATCTCCTGAAGATGGATAACCATGTCTCCAATCCCTGGGAGCTTTCACCATTTCTTTTTAATGAAAATACCCATCTCCGGCTATGGACTTTATCCCAATCCATGGATCATTTAGTTCGTAACAGTGACGGTGATGAGCTGCTATTTATCCATCAAGGCCAGGGGGATCTCTTTTGCGACTACGGTCATTTATCTATTTCTGAAGGCGATTACCTGGTTATTCCGAGAGGCTCAGCCTGGCGGCTTGAAACTCAAACCGGACTAACCCTGCTATTGATAGAAAATCGCGATGGTTGCTATCGTTTTCCGGATAAAGGATTTGCTGGTTACAACGCAGTCTACGACCCGGCAGCCTTGGACTATCCTAGAATCAATGACCAGTTCTTAAACCAGCAAGATGAAAACCACTGGGATATCCTTGTCAAACGACTGGACCAGGTTACCCGTATCACCTACCCGTTCAACCCCCTTGATGCGGTTGGCTGGCACGGAACCAATACCGTGGTAAGACTGAACTGGCGGGATATTCGGCCTATAGTCAGTCACAGTTATCATATGCCCCCTTCCGTGCATACCACATTTATAGGCCAGGATTTTGTGGTCTGCACTTTTTGCCCAAGGCCTATAGAGTCAGATCCCGGAGCCCTAAAGGTTCCTTTTTACCACAATAATGATGATTTTGATGAAGTGCTTTTTTATCATAAAGGTAACTTTTTTAGCCGTGACCAGATTGAAGCGGGCATGGTTACCTTTCACCCCTGCGGATTTCCCCATGGCCCTCACCCAAACGCTTTAGAGAAAAGTCAGAATAATCCCGCAACATTTACCGATGAAGTGGCCGTCATGGTAGATACCCGTCGCCCTTTACATATATCAGATAATGCCAAAGCTGTAGAAATTGCCTCTTATGCCAACTCCTGGAAAACCACCGGGCAGGAACCATCATGA